In bacterium, the sequence GCATGCCGCGGCAGGAACGGTGGCTGGCGCGGCACCTCCCGGCGCTTGGCGTGCCGGTGGCGATGGGCATCGGCGGTTCGCTCGATGTCTGGGCCGGCCATGCGCACCGGGCGCCGCGCGCGATGCAGACGCTCGGCCTCGAATGGCTCTACCGGCTGGCGCGCGAGCCGCGGCGCCTCGGCCGGCAGCTGAGCATCCCGCACTTCATGGCGTTGACCGTTGCCCAGCGGGCGCGGGGAGCGAGCGGCGGACGGAGGCGCTAACACTAGCACACCCGCGGCCGGAGGTCCCGCACGAGACGGGGCAGGAGTTGTGTCGCGGGTGATGGAAATGGGGTCGTCCGGCCAACCGGCCGCGGCAGGCCTGGAGGGCAGGACGCGCGATGGGGGAAGTCCTCAGAGTCTCCGCCGACTCGAAGCCCAAGGCCGTCGCCGGCGCGCTCGCGGCCGTGCTGCGCGAGCGCGGCGCTGTGGAACTCCAGGCGGTGGGCGCCGGCGCGGTCAACCAAGCCGTCAAGGCCATCGCCATCACCCGGGGCTTCGTCGCGCCGAACGGCATCGATCTCATCGCCATCCCGGCGTTCACGAAGGTGGAGATTGACGGGGAAGAG encodes:
- a CDS encoding stage V sporulation protein S; translation: MGEVLRVSADSKPKAVAGALAAVLRERGAVELQAVGAGAVNQAVKAIAITRGFVAPNGIDLIAIPAFTKVEIDGEERTAIRFLVQAR